One window from the genome of Deinococcus sp. NW-56 encodes:
- a CDS encoding M1 family metallopeptidase translates to MRRPLLSLLVLGLLTAAPVPAQPASTPPADPLRDPIFPELGQAGLDVRHYDLHLTVTEPGTREVRGVVTLTLTSTRPLAQVRLDFLGPGVEAVRWNDRAVPFRVDEKAAKLTVRPPAPLRPGTTARLTVEYAGTPGEIEDPDFPTPLLLGWQGVPAEGGRAGANFVLSEPNGTHTFLPSNDHPSDKATFTTRVTVPRGYTAAASGVEAGRVDAAGTSTFTFSQREPIPTYALGVFVDRFLRVDESAVPVGVAGSGVVRRDFFPPETPGMVRAAYRRTDEALRVLSDWFGPYPFGAYGVAVVTPRLPALETATLSTMPLNMSTERTAVHEIAHQWFGNAVTPATWPDVWLSEGLAAYAELLWTEHLGGDGQAYAARWHANLTRAGTRPLRATRAEELFDLSTYQRGALTFHALRAEVGDTAFRDFLRAYVTRFSAGSGTVSTPAFLAFVRERAGAEAEATVRRWVEQRALPPLPVVGR, encoded by the coding sequence ATGCGGCGTCCGCTCCTCTCCCTGCTTGTGCTGGGCCTGCTCACGGCGGCGCCAGTGCCCGCGCAACCCGCCTCCACCCCACCCGCCGATCCCCTGCGCGACCCCATCTTCCCTGAACTGGGGCAGGCGGGGCTGGACGTGCGGCACTACGACCTGCACCTGACGGTCACGGAACCCGGCACGCGGGAGGTGCGTGGGGTGGTCACACTGACGCTGACGAGCACGCGGCCTCTGGCGCAGGTGCGGCTGGACTTCCTGGGACCGGGGGTGGAGGCGGTGCGCTGGAACGACCGGGCGGTCCCCTTCCGGGTGGACGAGAAGGCCGCCAAGCTGACGGTCAGGCCCCCGGCCCCGTTGCGCCCCGGTACGACCGCCCGGCTGACGGTGGAGTACGCGGGGACGCCCGGCGAGATCGAAGACCCCGACTTCCCCACGCCGCTCCTGCTGGGCTGGCAAGGTGTCCCCGCCGAGGGCGGTCGGGCGGGAGCAAACTTCGTCCTGAGCGAGCCGAACGGAACGCACACTTTCCTCCCGTCCAACGACCACCCCTCCGACAAGGCGACCTTCACCACGCGGGTGACCGTGCCGCGCGGGTATACGGCGGCGGCGAGCGGGGTAGAGGCGGGGCGGGTGGACGCGGCGGGGACGAGCACCTTCACCTTCTCGCAGCGCGAGCCAATTCCGACCTATGCGCTGGGGGTCTTCGTGGACCGCTTCTTGCGGGTGGACGAGTCTGCCGTGCCCGTGGGCGTGGCGGGCAGCGGGGTGGTGCGGCGGGACTTCTTTCCGCCGGAGACACCCGGCATGGTGCGGGCGGCCTATCGGCGCACCGACGAGGCGCTGCGGGTTCTCTCGGACTGGTTCGGGCCATACCCGTTCGGGGCCTACGGGGTGGCGGTGGTCACGCCCCGGCTGCCCGCGCTGGAGACGGCGACCCTCTCCACCATGCCGCTGAACATGAGCACCGAACGCACCGCCGTCCACGAGATCGCGCACCAGTGGTTCGGGAACGCGGTCACGCCTGCCACGTGGCCCGACGTGTGGCTCTCGGAGGGGCTGGCCGCCTACGCGGAACTGCTGTGGACCGAGCACCTCGGCGGGGACGGGCAGGCCTACGCCGCCCGCTGGCACGCCAACCTGACCCGCGCGGGCACCCGGCCGCTGCGGGCGACGCGGGCGGAGGAACTGTTCGACCTCAGCACCTACCAGCGCGGAGCACTGACCTTCCACGCGCTGCGGGCGGAAGTCGGGGACACGGCCTTCCGCGACTTCCTGCGGGCCTACGTGACGCGCTTCTCGGCGGGGTCGGGAACGGTGAGCACCCCGGCCTTCCTCGCCTTCGTGCGCGAGCGGGCAGGAGCGGAGGCCGAGGCGACGGTGCGGCGCTGGGTGGAACAGCGGGCGCTGCCGCCGCTGCCAGTGGTGGGGCGCTAA
- a CDS encoding ABC transporter permease has protein sequence MDGLFAQLLTTAFLATFIRSVVPLLLTGLGGLFSERSGVVNIALDGLIIFGALAGAVATLALEPSLGSLAPWLGWLAGAIVGGLIAWVHAVVSIKYRADQVISGTAINLLATGVPAVILTALYGSSTESPKVQNALPLWGIGELRFSPPVFFALLTVLVTWYVLYRTPYGLRLRATGEHPGAAASMGVNVRRMRYSGVILSGILAGTAGVFLSIGNLDSYVRNISAGLGFISLAALIFGQWKPLGVLGATVLFGFLQALSITLGGTDLLPPTLVGALPYLITIIALIFTGRSAAPKALGKPLDG, from the coding sequence ATGGACGGCCTTTTCGCGCAACTCCTGACCACGGCCTTCCTCGCCACCTTCATCCGCAGCGTGGTGCCGCTGCTGCTGACCGGGCTGGGCGGCCTCTTTTCCGAACGCAGCGGCGTGGTGAACATCGCGCTCGACGGCCTGATCATCTTCGGGGCGCTGGCGGGCGCGGTGGCGACCCTGGCGCTGGAGCCTTCGCTGGGCTCGCTGGCCCCCTGGCTGGGATGGCTCGCTGGGGCGATCGTGGGCGGATTGATCGCCTGGGTCCACGCGGTCGTCTCCATCAAGTACCGGGCCGATCAGGTGATCTCGGGCACGGCGATCAACCTGCTGGCGACCGGGGTGCCCGCCGTGATCCTGACCGCCCTGTACGGCAGCAGCACGGAAAGCCCCAAGGTGCAGAACGCGCTGCCGCTGTGGGGCATCGGGGAACTGCGCTTCAGCCCCCCCGTGTTCTTTGCGCTGCTGACGGTGCTGGTGACGTGGTATGTGCTGTACCGCACCCCCTACGGCCTGCGGCTGCGGGCCACCGGCGAGCACCCCGGCGCGGCGGCCAGCATGGGCGTGAACGTGCGGCGGATGCGCTACAGCGGCGTGATCCTCTCGGGCATCCTGGCGGGAACGGCGGGGGTGTTCCTGAGCATCGGGAACCTGGACTCCTACGTGCGCAACATCAGCGCGGGCCTGGGCTTCATCTCGCTGGCCGCGCTGATTTTCGGGCAGTGGAAGCCACTGGGCGTGCTGGGGGCGACCGTGCTGTTCGGCTTCCTGCAAGCGCTCTCCATCACGCTGGGCGGCACCGACCTGCTGCCCCCCACGCTGGTCGGGGCGCTGCCGTACCTGATCACCATCATCGCGCTGATCTTCACCGGACGCAGCGCCGCGCCCAAGGCGCTGGGCAAACCGCTGGACGGATAA
- a CDS encoding response regulator transcription factor: MTPDPQTVRVLLVDDHAVVRQGLRLFLGLDPQIEVVGEAANGEEALSEAERLRPDVVVMDLMMPVMDGIQATRAIRRSLPDTEVIALTSTLEEHKVNGAIDAGAMGYMLKDASSDTLAEAIHAAARGEVRLHPEAARRLVRDFRSTDMRESLTPKEVIVLQLIARGYSNRDIAADQNVTEATVKTHVSRLLSKLGLESRTQAALYALRHGLASLE; this comes from the coding sequence ATGACCCCCGACCCCCAAACCGTCCGCGTCCTGCTGGTGGACGACCACGCCGTCGTTCGGCAGGGTTTGCGGCTCTTTCTGGGCCTCGACCCGCAGATCGAGGTCGTGGGCGAGGCTGCCAACGGCGAGGAAGCTCTCTCCGAAGCCGAGCGCCTGCGCCCCGACGTGGTCGTGATGGACCTGATGATGCCCGTGATGGACGGGATTCAGGCCACCCGCGCCATTCGCCGCAGCCTCCCCGACACGGAAGTCATTGCCCTGACGAGCACGCTGGAGGAACACAAGGTCAACGGTGCGATCGACGCCGGGGCGATGGGCTACATGCTCAAGGATGCCTCCTCCGACACACTGGCCGAAGCCATTCACGCCGCCGCACGGGGCGAGGTGCGGCTGCACCCGGAAGCGGCCCGGCGGCTGGTCCGCGACTTCCGCTCCACCGACATGCGCGAGAGCCTGACGCCCAAGGAGGTCATCGTGCTGCAACTGATCGCGCGGGGGTACTCCAACCGCGACATCGCCGCCGACCAGAACGTCACCGAGGCGACGGTGAAGACGCACGTGAGCCGCCTGCTGAGCAAGCTGGGGCTGGAAAGCCGCACCCAGGCGGCGCTGTACGCGCTGCGGCACGGGCTGGCGAGCCTGGAATGA
- a CDS encoding ABC transporter permease, whose amino-acid sequence MTHLPDSRLSPVAARIALTASAVAAAGLLLFPLATLGRGFDADPVLLHLTGAVTNLSANPDAPLPPTGTVLPLGWAALALLIVSVVGALRRASWVWLIGLLAAVLGIAAVVLLGQGLGDQTARIAADTTLRPGFKRQLRSFYEGGGMNLGLFLTVLGGLITAGAGLSRFPAWWERLNRLRGLLVPAVAIALAVLVGAVVVLLVQPAVNASGTPLTPWTGWLAKSDLVYFVYSTLFAPVTALNPLLESLKLATPLIFTGLSVAFAFRTGLFNIGAPGQLTIGAIMAMLVGVYGPAGLGWGLLPLSVLAAAAGGALWGAIPGVLKARFGSSEVINTIMLNYIASAIFIFLIGSNTFTFLGREYTLPFKAEGFEPASEELREGARLPTLLDLFNVGAQGSTALTVGPFAALLAYAVARFALKRTPRGGLIALGAALLAAVLTWRIGIPVTVIGSQLNASFLIALACVGLFGVLMWRTATGYALRAVGLSPRAAEYGGISVARGTILAMTLAGMFAGLAGTHYVNGGALDEYRLKGNMPVSVGFDGIAVALMGQNTPAGVMAASLLFGTIDTGSVGVQRLENISRDIVVVLKALIVLFIAAGGFLSRRVTDPPPPQLAATGGGGNAAPAVAGLSPSVAAQERATPNPNVTLSSETKKDVTQGGSQ is encoded by the coding sequence GTGACGCACCTTCCTGACTCTCGCCTCTCGCCAGTGGCGGCGCGAATCGCGCTGACGGCGAGCGCGGTGGCCGCCGCCGGGCTGCTGCTGTTTCCCCTCGCCACCCTGGGGCGCGGCTTCGACGCCGACCCTGTCCTCCTGCACCTGACCGGCGCCGTGACCAACCTCAGCGCCAACCCCGACGCGCCCCTGCCGCCCACCGGCACCGTCCTGCCGCTGGGGTGGGCGGCCCTGGCCCTCTTGATCGTCAGCGTGGTGGGTGCCCTGCGCCGCGCCTCCTGGGTGTGGCTGATCGGCCTGCTGGCCGCCGTGCTGGGTATCGCCGCCGTGGTCCTGCTGGGGCAGGGCCTGGGGGACCAGACCGCCCGCATCGCCGCCGACACGACCCTGCGCCCCGGCTTCAAGCGGCAACTGCGCTCCTTTTACGAGGGTGGGGGAATGAACCTGGGCCTCTTCCTGACCGTGCTGGGCGGTCTCATCACGGCAGGGGCGGGCCTCAGCCGCTTTCCGGCGTGGTGGGAGCGCCTCAACCGGCTGCGGGGGCTGCTGGTCCCCGCCGTCGCCATCGCGCTGGCGGTGCTGGTGGGCGCGGTGGTCGTGCTGCTCGTGCAGCCCGCCGTGAACGCCTCGGGCACGCCGCTGACCCCCTGGACGGGCTGGCTCGCCAAGAGCGACCTCGTGTATTTCGTGTATTCGACCCTCTTCGCGCCCGTGACGGCGCTCAACCCCTTGCTGGAGAGCCTCAAGCTGGCGACCCCGCTGATTTTCACCGGGTTGTCGGTGGCGTTCGCGTTCCGCACGGGCCTGTTCAACATCGGGGCGCCGGGGCAGCTCACCATCGGCGCGATCATGGCGATGCTGGTGGGCGTGTACGGCCCGGCGGGGCTGGGCTGGGGCCTGCTGCCACTCTCGGTGCTGGCGGCGGCGGCGGGCGGGGCGCTGTGGGGCGCGATTCCGGGCGTGCTGAAGGCCCGCTTCGGCTCCTCGGAAGTCATCAACACGATCATGCTGAACTACATCGCCTCGGCGATTTTCATCTTCCTGATCGGGTCGAACACCTTCACCTTCCTGGGGCGCGAGTACACCCTGCCCTTCAAGGCCGAGGGTTTCGAGCCCGCCTCCGAGGAACTGCGCGAGGGGGCGCGGCTGCCCACCCTGCTCGACCTCTTCAATGTCGGGGCGCAGGGCAGCACCGCGCTGACGGTGGGGCCGTTCGCGGCGCTGCTGGCCTACGCGGTGGCCCGCTTCGCGCTCAAGCGCACCCCGCGCGGCGGGCTGATCGCGCTGGGAGCGGCACTGCTTGCGGCGGTGCTGACCTGGCGCATTGGCATTCCGGTGACCGTGATCGGGAGCCAGCTCAATGCCTCGTTCCTGATCGCGCTGGCGTGCGTGGGCCTGTTCGGGGTGCTGATGTGGCGCACGGCGACCGGGTACGCGCTGCGGGCGGTGGGCCTCTCGCCCCGCGCGGCGGAATACGGCGGGATCAGCGTGGCCCGCGGCACCATCCTGGCGATGACCCTGGCGGGCATGTTCGCGGGGCTGGCGGGCACCCACTACGTGAACGGCGGGGCGCTCGACGAGTACCGCCTCAAGGGCAACATGCCCGTCAGCGTGGGCTTCGACGGCATCGCGGTGGCCCTGATGGGGCAGAACACCCCGGCGGGCGTGATGGCGGCCAGCCTGCTGTTCGGCACCATCGACACCGGCAGCGTGGGCGTGCAGCGGCTGGAAAACATCAGCCGCGACATCGTGGTGGTGCTCAAGGCCTTGATCGTGCTGTTTATCGCGGCGGGCGGGTTCCTCAGCCGCCGGGTGACCGATCCGCCGCCGCCCCAGCTCGCGGCGACGGGCGGCGGGGGCAACGCGGCCCCGGCGGTCGCGGGCTTGAGCCCCTCGGTGGCCGCGCAGGAACGCGCCACCCCCAATCCCAACGTGACCCTCTCCAGTGAAACCAAGAAAGACGTGACCCAGGGGGGAAGCCAATAA
- a CDS encoding thioesterase family protein yields the protein MGVAHHANYPVWFEVGRSDLMRDLGLPYAEVEARGYYLMLSGLNVEYRRAARYDEALTLVTRVDAVRSRTLTFRYELWHGETLLATGETRHIATDKTYRPARLPEDVLALLGAGG from the coding sequence ATGGGGGTGGCCCACCACGCCAACTACCCCGTGTGGTTCGAGGTGGGCCGCAGCGACCTGATGCGGGACCTGGGCCTGCCGTACGCCGAGGTGGAAGCGCGGGGCTACTACCTGATGCTCTCTGGCCTGAACGTGGAGTACCGCCGCGCCGCGCGCTACGACGAGGCCCTGACGCTGGTGACGCGGGTGGACGCGGTGCGCTCGCGCACGCTGACCTTTCGCTACGAGCTGTGGCACGGCGAGACGCTGCTGGCGACCGGCGAGACCCGCCACATCGCCACCGACAAGACCTACCGCCCCGCGCGGCTGCCCGAAGACGTGCTGGCGCTGCTGGGGGCGGGGGGCTAG
- a CDS encoding DUF4097 family beta strand repeat-containing protein produces MTLPAGESGPLTLGTASGGVTLRAPATWRAPALGVTTGSGAVTLRLGEAWARRLTVTTQSGDVAGELPRGEMGHVTSTSGDLALRLPDGAAGTLTLQTTSGEVRLSLPPDSSARVRLVGGRLLDPPGDLLRQGDVIATDPAALTDPDLDLRVEAPRLRLARRVPDTEGDTP; encoded by the coding sequence GTGACCCTGCCCGCCGGGGAGAGCGGTCCCCTCACGCTGGGCACGGCGAGCGGCGGGGTCACCCTCCGCGCTCCGGCCACGTGGCGGGCACCGGCCCTGGGGGTCACCACTGGCAGCGGCGCGGTGACCCTGCGGCTGGGGGAGGCGTGGGCGAGGCGGCTGACCGTCACCACCCAGAGCGGCGACGTGGCGGGCGAACTGCCGCGCGGGGAGATGGGCCACGTGACCTCCACTTCCGGCGACCTCGCCCTGCGGCTGCCAGACGGGGCGGCAGGGACGCTCACGCTGCAAACGACTTCCGGGGAGGTGCGCCTCAGCCTCCCGCCCGACTCCTCCGCCCGCGTGCGGCTGGTGGGCGGCCGCTTGCTGGACCCGCCGGGCGACCTGCTGCGGCAGGGGGACGTGATCGCCACCGACCCCGCCGCCCTGACCGACCCCGACCTCGACCTCCGGGTGGAAGCGCCCCGCCTGCGCCTCGCCCGACGAGTGCCCGACACCGAAGGAGACACCCCATGA
- a CDS encoding NUDIX hydrolase, with product MSHLSRTLPIKRAAHVYLVRGEELLLVEERMDDGSIFYGLPGGKAHPGESLADAAVRQVAVETGLTVTDLRFVSLLEGEMLRGTRNECYANFARFTAAYHGDLDPTDPEVVGVKWVPFAQVEGLIRYGPPPECEERNPLIWVPTRDFLKGEARAYYPI from the coding sequence ATGAGCCACCTGTCGCGCACCCTGCCCATCAAACGCGCCGCGCACGTCTATCTGGTGCGGGGCGAGGAACTGCTGCTCGTGGAAGAGCGCATGGACGACGGCAGCATTTTCTACGGCCTGCCCGGCGGCAAGGCGCACCCCGGCGAGAGCCTTGCGGACGCCGCCGTGCGGCAGGTGGCGGTGGAGACCGGCCTGACGGTGACCGACCTCCGTTTCGTGAGCCTGCTGGAAGGCGAGATGCTGCGCGGTACCCGCAACGAGTGCTACGCCAACTTCGCCCGCTTCACGGCCGCCTACCATGGGGACCTCGACCCCACCGACCCGGAGGTCGTGGGTGTCAAGTGGGTCCCCTTCGCGCAGGTGGAGGGCCTGATCCGCTACGGCCCGCCCCCGGAGTGCGAGGAGCGCAACCCGCTGATCTGGGTCCCCACACGCGACTTCCTGAAGGGCGAAGCGCGGGCGTACTACCCGATCTAG
- a CDS encoding ribosome-binding factor A: protein MKPAQVQAQLTRVLSSAIAELRDPRVPLIVTVERVTVTPDYGLARVYVSAMGADMPALLDALGRARGHLQREVSAQVRMRRTPTLEFYDAAESRL, encoded by the coding sequence ATGAAGCCCGCCCAGGTGCAGGCCCAGCTCACCCGCGTCCTTTCCTCGGCCATCGCGGAACTGCGTGACCCCCGCGTGCCCCTGATCGTGACGGTGGAGCGCGTGACGGTGACCCCCGACTACGGCCTCGCCCGCGTGTATGTCAGCGCGATGGGGGCGGACATGCCCGCGCTCCTCGACGCCCTGGGCCGGGCACGCGGCCACCTCCAGCGCGAGGTCTCGGCGCAGGTGCGGATGCGCCGCACGCCCACGCTGGAGTTCTACGACGCGGCGGAGTCGCGGCTGTGA
- a CDS encoding LysM peptidoglycan-binding domain-containing protein, which yields MSRLLLLLALTSPPPALAAPATVTVRPGDTLYGLSQRTGVSVTRLRSLNGLKGTLIRPGQVLRLQGATAAVKSSSALAPYTVRRGDTLSAIARRAGVSVTALRAANGLPGSLIRTGQKLKVPPRGSQSWPPATAARVSPPRPTTEVRVIHSYVAAKPGETLGTLAQRYRTTEKNLLALNDLGRRRLYPGQRVLVPQRVPVPIPPKPTGKPVTVKRLTPLNIPVRVVNVDLRWRDVLVTPVLPPGGIGRGARVSTLSRLSGAKAVVNGSYFHPQSYIPAGDLVVRGRLVALGRIPAGLAITPDNRATIRTVPARGDGAKVAWRGMETVVAAGPRILKDGLVNRQYSSAFRDPALFGRAARSAVGLVSNRDLVLVTTHARLTTTEMGKVMARLGVRDALLLDGGSSAGVAWNGSAVLESVRSVAYGIGVFTGYEGRRYAR from the coding sequence GTGTCCCGTCTGCTGCTCCTCCTCGCGCTGACCTCCCCCCCGCCCGCGCTGGCGGCTCCGGCGACCGTGACGGTGCGGCCGGGCGACACCCTGTACGGCCTCTCCCAGCGAACCGGGGTGAGCGTGACGCGGCTGCGCTCGCTCAACGGGCTGAAGGGTACCCTGATTCGGCCGGGCCAGGTGCTGCGACTGCAGGGCGCGACGGCGGCGGTCAAATCTTCCAGCGCCCTGGCCCCCTACACCGTGCGGCGCGGGGACACGCTGAGCGCCATCGCCCGGCGGGCGGGGGTGAGTGTGACGGCGCTGCGGGCGGCGAACGGCCTCCCGGGCAGCCTGATCCGCACCGGGCAGAAGTTGAAGGTGCCCCCGCGTGGCAGCCAAAGCTGGCCACCGGCAACCGCCGCCCGCGTCAGCCCGCCGCGTCCCACCACCGAGGTGCGGGTGATCCACAGCTACGTGGCCGCCAAGCCCGGCGAAACCCTGGGCACGCTCGCGCAGCGCTACCGCACCACCGAGAAGAACCTGCTGGCCCTGAACGACCTCGGCCGCCGCCGCCTCTACCCCGGCCAGCGGGTACTCGTGCCGCAGCGCGTTCCGGTGCCCATTCCGCCGAAGCCGACTGGCAAGCCCGTCACCGTCAAGCGGCTGACGCCCCTGAATATCCCGGTACGGGTCGTGAACGTGGACCTGCGCTGGCGCGACGTGCTCGTCACGCCCGTGCTGCCGCCGGGCGGGATCGGGCGGGGGGCGCGGGTGAGCACCCTGTCGCGGCTGAGCGGGGCAAAGGCGGTGGTCAACGGCAGCTACTTTCACCCGCAGTCGTACATCCCGGCGGGGGACCTCGTGGTGCGCGGGCGGCTGGTGGCGCTGGGGCGGATTCCGGCGGGCCTGGCGATCACGCCCGACAACCGGGCGACCATCCGGACCGTGCCCGCGCGGGGAGACGGGGCAAAGGTGGCGTGGCGCGGCATGGAAACGGTGGTTGCTGCTGGCCCGCGCATCCTGAAAGACGGGCTGGTCAACCGGCAGTATTCCAGCGCCTTTCGAGACCCGGCCCTCTTCGGGCGGGCGGCCCGCAGCGCGGTGGGGCTGGTGAGCAACCGCGACCTCGTGCTGGTCACCACCCACGCGCGGCTCACCACCACCGAGATGGGCAAGGTGATGGCCCGCCTGGGGGTCCGGGACGCCCTGCTCCTCGACGGCGGCAGCAGCGCGGGCGTCGCGTGGAACGGCTCGGCGGTGCTGGAAAGCGTGCGGAGCGTGGCGTATGGGATTGGCGTCTTTACAGGCTACGAGGGGCGGCGGTATGCACGGTGA
- a CDS encoding sensor histidine kinase encodes MMRRMTRTALPPVPPPGRPGLLADLRDAQTYRTALYVGLALPLGLLVTGLLLGGVLAGVVTLPLLVGAGLLLGTLWLVPGLADVQRGLARLLGLHFAPAGPPPPGGVAGWLRATLADGATYRALMFHLLQLPLAALCWAVVGVLLAASVLGLTAPWWAAGSLPVSWGGGEVTLSAPGVAGLVLAGAGGLLVTAGVLNLLGRVWAWLAFALLSVPQDGASARREVVALRRAAGRVALGDDLGATLADLAGQARAASTAQAVALTAPDGTLRTVSGPDDPALHGPGPLPPPGGADVRPLPGGGTLATLPVVAGGRDGGTLRAAYVAGTRPSGDELAFLLSIADHAGTALHAAELIARAGERGGELERARLARELHDSVAQALYGITLGAKTARATLDRDPARARESLEYTIRLAEGGVSEMKALLFSLRPDALEEGGLVAALAQTAHALEARHGLTVHADTPQEPALAPHAQAAAYRVAQEALHNVVKHARAREVWLSVRGEGGTVRLEVRDDGRGFDPAALPGGTLGQRSMRERAREAGGELTVQSEPGVGTTVTLTLPTAPRSPRDRPHPAPRAAPGPGAGPRRAGAGPGRGGGGPDLGGLAGHPHSRPERARDAAGSAAGRGLGARRAADGRPHRPRRGGTAVAGPGRAGRTGHPPRAQSAAGADLPRGDHPAGRRAAGRGPAE; translated from the coding sequence ATGATGAGGCGGATGACCCGCACCGCCCTGCCCCCCGTCCCGCCGCCCGGCCGCCCCGGCCTGCTGGCCGACCTGCGGGACGCGCAGACCTACCGCACGGCCCTGTACGTGGGGCTGGCGCTGCCGCTGGGACTGCTGGTGACGGGGCTGCTGCTGGGGGGCGTGCTGGCCGGGGTGGTGACCCTGCCACTCCTCGTGGGGGCCGGGCTGCTGCTGGGCACCCTGTGGCTGGTGCCAGGGCTGGCGGACGTGCAGCGGGGGCTGGCGCGGCTGCTGGGGCTGCACTTTGCCCCCGCTGGCCCTCCCCCGCCGGGGGGCGTGGCGGGCTGGCTGCGGGCCACCCTCGCGGACGGGGCGACCTACCGGGCGCTGATGTTTCACCTGCTGCAACTGCCCCTCGCCGCGCTGTGCTGGGCGGTGGTGGGGGTGCTGCTGGCCGCCTCGGTGCTGGGGCTGACCGCGCCGTGGTGGGCGGCGGGCTCCCTCCCGGTGAGCTGGGGGGGTGGGGAGGTGACCCTCTCGGCCCCCGGCGTGGCGGGGCTGGTGCTGGCGGGGGCGGGGGGCCTGCTGGTGACGGCCGGGGTGCTGAACCTGCTGGGGCGGGTGTGGGCGTGGCTGGCCTTCGCGCTGCTCTCGGTGCCGCAGGACGGGGCGAGTGCCCGGCGGGAGGTCGTGGCGCTGCGCCGGGCCGCTGGCCGGGTGGCGCTGGGGGACGACCTGGGGGCGACCCTGGCGGACCTCGCGGGGCAGGCGCGGGCGGCGAGTACGGCGCAAGCGGTGGCGCTCACCGCGCCCGACGGCACCCTGCGGACGGTAAGCGGACCCGACGACCCCGCCCTGCACGGCCCCGGCCCCCTGCCCCCACCCGGCGGGGCGGACGTGCGGCCTCTGCCCGGCGGCGGGACGCTGGCGACCCTCCCGGTGGTAGCGGGCGGGCGTGATGGCGGCACCCTGCGGGCCGCATACGTGGCGGGCACCCGCCCCAGTGGGGACGAACTCGCCTTCCTGCTCTCTATCGCCGACCACGCGGGGACGGCCCTGCACGCCGCCGAACTGATCGCGCGGGCGGGCGAGCGCGGCGGCGAGCTGGAACGGGCGCGGCTGGCCCGCGAGCTGCACGACAGCGTGGCCCAGGCCCTCTACGGCATCACCCTGGGGGCCAAGACCGCCCGCGCCACCCTGGACCGCGACCCCGCCCGCGCCCGCGAGAGCCTGGAATACACCATCCGGCTGGCCGAGGGCGGCGTCTCGGAGATGAAGGCGCTCCTCTTCAGCCTGCGCCCCGACGCGCTGGAGGAAGGCGGGCTGGTCGCGGCCCTCGCGCAAACGGCGCACGCCCTGGAAGCGCGGCACGGCCTGACCGTCCACGCCGACACGCCCCAGGAACCCGCCCTTGCCCCCCACGCGCAGGCCGCCGCCTACCGGGTCGCGCAGGAGGCCCTGCACAACGTGGTCAAGCACGCCCGCGCCCGCGAGGTGTGGCTCTCGGTGCGCGGGGAGGGGGGCACGGTGCGGCTGGAGGTCCGCGACGACGGGCGCGGGTTCGACCCCGCCGCGCTGCCCGGCGGCACCCTGGGCCAGCGCTCCATGCGCGAGCGGGCGCGGGAGGCGGGGGGCGAGTTGACGGTGCAGAGCGAGCCCGGCGTGGGCACCACCGTCACCCTGACCCTGCCCACTGCCCCCCGGAGTCCTCGTGACCGCCCCCACCCGGCCCCCCGCGCGGCCCCTGGCCCCGGTGCTGGCCCGCGTCGCGCTGGGGCTGGGCCTGGTCGCGGCGGGGGCGGGCCTGACCTGGGCGGGCTGGCGGGTCACCCCCATTCCCGGCCTGAGCGTGCGCGAGACGCCGCTGGAAGTGCCGCTGGACGGGGCCTCGGCGCTCGCCGTGCGGCTGACGGGCGACCGCACCGACCTCGCCGTGGCGGGACTGCCGTGGCCGGGCCGGGCCGCGCTGGTCGGACGGGCCACCCACCGCGAGCGCAATCCGCTGCGGGTGCAGACCTCCCGCGAGGGGACCACCCTGCGGGCCGACGTGCGGCTGGACGTGGCCCCGCTGAGTGA